The Fimbriimonadaceae bacterium region CGCAGAGCCGCAGAGGCGGGGGGGGAAGGGCACGCAAAGAACGCAAGGGGCGCGAAGGGGAGGGGTTTCACGCAGAGTCGCAGAGGCGCGGGGGGGAATGGAACGCAATAACGCAAGGGGCGCGAAGGGGAGGGGTTTCACGCAGACTCGCAGGCACGAACGGACCCCCAACCGGGATCACGCGCGCCGGTTGAGCTTCGCCAGGGCGCGGTCCACGGTGGCGACCTCCGGCATGTGGAGGGCGCGGGTGGCGAGGTAGTACGCCCATGCCCCGAGCAGGCCCACCACGGTTAACTCGAGCGCCAGCACGGGAGTGTGCCACCGGCCGTCAACGAGGGGAAACAGCGCTCCGCCCGCCCAGAGCAGGCCACCCATGATCGCGCTCGCCCCCGCCGATTTGCCCAGCGTCGCTCCGAGCGCGGCAAAATCGATCGCCCCGACCTTGCGCGAAACGGCCACGAGCAGCATCGCGACGAGCAGGATCGCGGAGATCGAGCTGGCCAACGGCAGCGCGCGAATGCCGAGCGGAGTGCGCATCAGCGCGAACGTCAGTCCCACGAAGAGACCCGTCGCCACCGTCCCCAAAACGATTGGCGCCGTGGGACTCTGGACCGCGAAGAACCCGCGCATCAGCACCGGATGCAGGCACCACGCGGCCACGCCGATCGAGAACATCCTCAAGAGGGCGGCGGTGGCCGCCGTGTCGGCGGGGGTGAACCTGCCGTGTTCGAAAAAGAGCGAGACGATCTGGGGGGCGAGCACGAACAGGAACGTGGTGATCGGAATCGTGAGATAGAGCACGGTCCGCATGGTGGAACCCAGCTGGCTGCGGAACAGGTCCATCCGCTCCTGGGCGAAGAACTGCGTCAGGGCGGGGAACACCGCGATCGCCAAGGACTGTCCGAAGATTCCCAAAGGCGCCTGCATCAGACGGTTCGACGTGTTCAGCCACCCGTTCGCCCCGGCCTGGAAATACGATCCGAACGCCTGCATGATCAGCGCGTAGACGCCGGGGAGAGAAAGCCCCAGCACCACGGGCAGCATCAGGCGGAAGACCTTCTTCACCCCGGGATGCGAGAGCTCGAGCGAAGGGGTGAACCGCGCACCGATCGAACGCATCGCGAAGAGCGGGATGACGAGATTGCCGATGGCCGCGCCCGTCAACGCGCCCCAAGACATGCCGATCTGACCGGGCACGAAGAACGGGGCCAGGGCGAGAGCACCGAAGATGATCCCGAGGTTGTAGATGTTCGGACCCAGGCCCGGCGCCGCGAACTTCTGGTGGGCGTAGAGGGTGCCGAACAACACGCCCCCGATGAAGAACGCGTACTGGGCCGGCAGGACGATGCGGCTCATGTGGGCGATCAATCCCATCACCGCGTCCACCTCGTGAGGATCGACGGAGTGGAGCTTGCCGGGCGCCACCAGGTGTGCGAGCGGCAGCGCGAAGATCCACGCCAGCACGATCAGGGCGCCGACGACGATCGACATGAACGTCACCACGACGCTGAACACCTTCCACGCATCCTCCTTGCGGTCGGTGTGGAGGTACTCGCTGAAGACGGGGATGAAGGCGCTGCTCAGCGCGCCTCCGGCGATGAGAAAGAAGAGCAGGTCGGGGATGAGGAACGCGAGAATGTACGCGTCGGTCTGGACCGACATGCCGAACTTGGCGGCGATGATCATCTCCCGACCAATCCCCAACACGCGACTGAGGAACAGGCTCAGCATCATGATGCCGCCCGCCCGCGCTACGTTGGGGAGTTTGTCGGTGGACAAGAGAGTGGCTCGTTAGAGAGCCCGATCGATCAGGGCGGCGATTTGGGGCTTGGGCGCGGCGCCGACCATCTGGTCCACAACCTTGCCGTCCTTGAATACGAGAAGCGCGGGGATGCTCATGACGCCGTACTGCGACGCGAGTTCGCCGTCGGAGTCCACGTCGACCTTGAAGACCTTCGCGCGGCCCTCGTACTCGGTGGCGAGCTGTTCGATCGACGGCCCGATCGCCTTGCAGGGACCGCACCACTCCGCCCAAAAGTCGATCAGAACCGGAACGTCTGACCCAAGCACCTTCTCCTGAAAATCTGAGGCGGTGACCGCCAAGTTGTTTGCCATGTTTCTTCTCTACTCCGTGAACCGTCCGGACGATCCGATTAGGTATACCTCAGGGCAGGCGCGGGCTGGCTCTGCAAAAAGAGCGCAAACCCGTGACCTTGTGGGACGCTTGCGGCGTCCTTTATAGTGAGAATCCGATAACGACTCTTAGGGGTGCTGATCTTTGAACATTCGAATCACTAACGTAGCGCTCGCCGCTGGCCTGGCCGCCCTCGTTTCGACGGGAGCGCTCGCGCAGACCAAGAAGGCGGAAACGGGCCTGGTGGGCATCAAGCTTTACGACACGGGTCTTCGCCTGGTGAGCATTTACGGCTCGCCGGACGACATCCAGGCGGTCTCCTTCGGCGGCGGAGCCATCGGCC contains the following coding sequences:
- the murJ gene encoding murein biosynthesis integral membrane protein MurJ — translated: MSTDKLPNVARAGGIMMLSLFLSRVLGIGREMIIAAKFGMSVQTDAYILAFLIPDLLFFLIAGGALSSAFIPVFSEYLHTDRKEDAWKVFSVVVTFMSIVVGALIVLAWIFALPLAHLVAPGKLHSVDPHEVDAVMGLIAHMSRIVLPAQYAFFIGGVLFGTLYAHQKFAAPGLGPNIYNLGIIFGALALAPFFVPGQIGMSWGALTGAAIGNLVIPLFAMRSIGARFTPSLELSHPGVKKVFRLMLPVVLGLSLPGVYALIMQAFGSYFQAGANGWLNTSNRLMQAPLGIFGQSLAIAVFPALTQFFAQERMDLFRSQLGSTMRTVLYLTIPITTFLFVLAPQIVSLFFEHGRFTPADTAATAALLRMFSIGVAAWCLHPVLMRGFFAVQSPTAPIVLGTVATGLFVGLTFALMRTPLGIRALPLASSISAILLVAMLLVAVSRKVGAIDFAALGATLGKSAGASAIMGGLLWAGGALFPLVDGRWHTPVLALELTVVGLLGAWAYYLATRALHMPEVATVDRALAKLNRRA
- the trxA gene encoding thioredoxin, with translation MANNLAVTASDFQEKVLGSDVPVLIDFWAEWCGPCKAIGPSIEQLATEYEGRAKVFKVDVDSDGELASQYGVMSIPALLVFKDGKVVDQMVGAAPKPQIAALIDRAL